From the Cryptococcus neoformans var. neoformans JEC21 chromosome 6 sequence genome, the window GCATTATACCATCCTGCCCGACGTCGAAAACGTCGTTGGCCCCTCTCAACCCTCCCATATTTACCTCAAAGCCACATCAACTCTTCGCGCTCCACCAACTTCCCTCGACCTTAATAATATCACCGGTTTGCCTCTTCAACCCGATTGgctcttttctcctctcaaCGAACTCCTTCGTTCTGGCACGTCTATTGCACTTTCCCAAGTGCCGTCCGACTGGAGTGCTTCTGAGACAGAGATTGTACAGTCAGTCTTGTTTCTGGGTCAATTGCAATGTGCCTCAGCTATGTGGACGGAACGTTTAGGTGGAAGCCGATTGTTGTTCAACATGATGAAGGTATTCATGCTCGAGCACGGGCAACAGACACAGACGTCAACAAGCGAAGGAGAGGTGTTCAGGGATAGCCAAGTGGCCAAGGGCATGAACCGACTCATGGAACATCTGACAAACCCCATTGCTATTGCGGAGAAATATCCCTTTGCATCGCTGGAAACTGttgcccttcctttccttaCAGCCGGTgtacccttcttccagttcTACACTGATTTCCTTGCTCTGTATGAGGCTATTTCCTTTTCCGACATGATATTCACTCagcttctcctccctcctctcgCCATGTCCTATCCATCTGACTATCGAAAGCTTCTTTGGAATGACCATTCGACTGCACTGAGAGGAATGAGGGTCCGACTACACCAAGTGCCCCTTGAGGACGGGACGGGGCTCGACGGCTACTTTGCTCCTAAAGAGACCAGTAATGAAGTCCTCTCTGGGTATGCCCGTGCCCTCACTAGAGGGTGGGTGATTGAGGATCGCAATGAGTTCCTTTTCAGGGTAGCTTCACATCATCTGGCCGAGTTGTTTTGGAgggggatggaagaggctAAGGAATCAGATAGAGTGGGTTTGATGGTTGGTATCTTATCTACGGGAACAGACGGGTTGGTCAGGAGGTTGTTGGAATGGAATCTTGAAACAAGGGGTGAGGGAGTGGTTGGGCCTGAggaaaagcaaaaaaggaaagaggcgGTTGGCAAGTTAACTGGGACGAAGGGGAGTAAAAGGGTTGAGAGCTTATAATGGTAGCATTGTAATCTGATCTGGTCAGCTGTAAGTAAGACGGCCATGCAACCATATGGATTTAAGCTGAACAATAGGCAAGTTATGGTCATCTTTTTAATTCGAACAAACATCACATAGGTTGCAGTGCTCCTCAAGCATGTATACGTTATCGTAAATCTCTAATTAAGCATTATCATTATCATTACCACGGGTAGGAGATTCGCGTTTTGCAAGCGTTTGTATCCTTTACTCTTTGACTTTCAGATTGGAGTATATCTTGAAAATTTAAAGACCAACCTACCGTACATTCTGTCCAGGAGCTCGCTGCCTTCGTTGAACTCATTTTTTTATGTTAAGAATACTTACTCTTCAAATCGGCTGATCGTGTCCAGGCCGTTTCTACCATTCGCCTTTCGTTCCGTTTTATTTACAGACATGATAAAAGATTCATTCTGCAAGTTGCTATAGAGATACAGAGGGTTCGCGGATGTGAGAACTGAAGGACAAATTCACGCCTGGACTCGTAGTGAGCTTTGCGACCAATCGTCATCACGTGTCTGCTCAGACCCCAGTCCACGTAACCGTCATCGTCGTTTTCGTTGTATCTCCCAGGTTGTAACCTCCCAGAGTGGTGCAGTGGTAGCCGCCTAGTGGCATACCGTTTCCTCGTTAGGTTTGCGGTCCGGGCGGAGGTGATCATGAATGTGCAAAACGGAGCTTCACACCTCTCGTCTCGATGCCTAAATGGCTCTGTCAATCTCTTTATCGAACATTTCCGCTCTGCAAGATACtcaccttccatttctgATCTTTCCAACCTTCTTTCATTCTGCAATACCAACCTCTTGAGCTGCTCTTGCTCCGCTTTGCTCTGAGCTTGCTGAGTCCTAGTGTTCAACGCAATGGTGGAATCCACAGGAATGGCCAACGTTCGCAGCTACATGGGACTCGTTAGACGACAGGTATATCGTTAAAGCATGGACGAAGTCATACCTGCTGTTTTCCTGCCTTCTTGGACATCAACATGAACtgcattcttccttcttcctccccgaTTCCGTTACCAGTTTTTGCCTTGGGTTCTTCGATCTTTTTCTTGACAATGGGCACAGCAGTGTCAAAGATCGGTGGCGCGGCCTTTCTCTGTTCTCGCCTGGTATCGGTAGTATCTGCCAATACTTTTGCAAACTCTCGATCAAATGCAGCTCGTTCTTCGGCATCAAGCTCGTCATTTTTGGAGGTGTCGCGGATGAGAacgacatcctcatcgtcatcttccgcTGACTGGACGTTTTCGACGACAGGTTCCGGCTAAACATAACGATTAGATAAATTTTAAGTGCGTAGAAGGGGGGCCTTAATACTAACCTCGTCAGGCTTGTCTTCAGGTGATTGAcgttcctcttcgtcctctgATGCACTATCTTCTCCTACGATGCCAAAGATGTCAGCTGCTCCTTGTCTGTTTCAGGCGTGACAGCATTCAACTCACCGCCCATGTCGCCTACCGTAGCCATCAACTCATCAACAGCAGCTGCTGCTTGCGCAAATGTTCTTAGCTTGGGCATTTTTGGCCGCAAAAGCTTCACACGCAAGGTTAGCCTGGTGACGACAATACGTGAGTATTACACATAGAAACTCACGTCGAGGGTATCTGTCAGCATAAAGTCAACATCCATTGGTAGCTCGGTTTTGCATGTGATATAGAGCTTAATCCATTCGTCAGTACCGTTGCTTTTCAAACGTAGACAAGGGCTGCATTTTGGGACTTACTTGAAGCATGATGAGGTACTGTTCCAATTTGCGTCCCTGAGAGCCTTTTGGGAAACATACGCCACAGGTATCGAGTAATGTGCAAGCCAGACGGACACGGAAAAAGTCATCTACGGCGTCAATAGGGCTTTCTCTACCTGGGAATGGCATTGGCTCGACTGATCAAATAATTGTTAGTAATCGCCTGCGAAAATAACAAGGCgtggagaaaagaacaCCACATACCATGCCCAAAAGACAAAAGTGACCAAAGAATTTCAAAGATGACGGAAGCGCTGATGACCCTGTACATATACAGCTCTCCTACGTACTTCATTGTCGCGATTCTTCTCTGGTTGAACTTGAAGATGTTTTCCTCCATGTCAATGCGAATGTTTTCCAGGACCTGGTCAACGACCGCGATACCGAATTCAGGATGCCATCGTTGAAGATCAAAGACGAGATCTGCGAGTTGAGGAATATTACCAAACTTGACCTCCCAAACATTTGTAAAGGCAGAGAGGATAAAGCCGTAGACCTAAAGGCTTGAGTCAGAAAATGCGCAAAAGCTCGATTAAAAGAcacctttctctctctctttcacaCACACACTCACCTCTGGATCTTCCCAATGCAACTTTCTCAGCAGTTTTAACACCTTATCGTGCGTTCGCTTCATCAACACttcatcaagaagatgccGGATGAAACTCTGCATAGGAGTGAGCTGTACCACTTCTCTGACTATTCTCTCAGGCGGGTTGCACTACGATTTTTGCGTTAACAAGAGGAGCGTTCTTTTCGGTGTGGCCCTGGGCCCCGGCCCCCCAAGCAAACATATTACTTACCATGTAAAAGGCATTTTCCAGCATAAGCTGATGTCTCTGGTCAAGATGCATATTCGCTtgctttttcctcatcaactcTACCTGTGATATCATGTTCAGCCAAACCTCCGGATTTGAACTATTAACGAAACGCGCGAAAACACCTACCATACGCTTGGCCACTTCTGCTGTTCCTTCGTACCGCAGCAAAAACCGTCCGCAAGTCTCCAACAGGTTTGAGATGTTTTCGATATTGAACTTGAAGTCATCCAAAAAGACTTTGAGTACATGAAGAATGTTGAAAGGTTTAGCAACCTTGAATTTGGCCAATTCGCCATAGAACCTGACATTCTgggggaaaaaaaagaaagaaaaaaagtcGATTGATTAGTTTGCCTTGTCGAAAAGTATGGGGGAAAAAACCCCACCTTGAGACGTGTGCTATCCAATTCTCGGACAagtttcttcctttgcaAATAtctcaattcttcatccagCTATTTATCCTTGCGCTTTAGCTTTACACATTTGATCCGCGTGCCGATTCCCCCACACTCACGATATCAAGAATACCTGCGCCAACATCCGGCATGTAAGGATTCAGCGTGGCAATAAGCCTAGAGTAATGCGGTAACAAGTCGGTCCTTTGTTTTGGCACTTCACCGATGAACTATGTGCATACGCCCTTGTCAGCCCGTTTGGAttgggaaagaaaagaagaagcaccCTGAACGAACCTTGATGagcctcttccttgccgCTTTGGAATTCAAAAACGCAAACTCTACAGCCAACTtatccaccacctcccTATTGTTCGATTCGGGCAACGCTGCAAAGAGAGCCGATAACCTCGCTGCGGGACCAGATTGcaatccatcctcttcgatGGCAGTCGTCATAGTCACTGGTGCAGTCTGctcgtcttctccctcgGCCGCTTGAGCTTCATCGTGGGTTATAGAgagcaaggaggaagaggacgcGGTGCGTTCCAAAGTGTGAAGTTGAGGTTCGAGTTCGGATTCAGGTTCGGGTTCGGGCTGAGCATGCGAATCGGCCAGCTCCATCTGTTCGAGCTGTTTGCGgagagcttcttcttctgccttgtgagcctcctcctccttctcctcctcttcacgTTTATTATCCCGGGATCCACCCCCTTcctgatcttcttctttcgatTTCTCCCTGATGCCGAGCAAGGAAGCTGGGACGACCTCTTTCAGATCGATTAAATCTTCGTAAAATTTttgttcctcttcatcgtcccaTATACCGCCTGCGATTGGACCATCATCACGGACTGTGAATGAGGAAGTAGATTCTACTATTTGAAGACCCGATTTGGAGAGTGATGCAGCAGTTGGCAAGGTGGGAGGAGTCAGATTGAGGAGATCTGCGAGTGTCTGGACGCCAGTAGTGAGTCTTTCGACGGCACGAGTCATTTTTTCATATGCCTGTTGACGATCTTCGAAAATTTCGCCAGATTTGATGTAAGCCTCATGGTTGCGTTTATCCTGCTCGAGAAGTTTGAGCTGTCCCTTGACCAAGGTTTTGCTAGCAGTGTTGAAGTAATTGACGAATAGCTGCCACATTTGCTTTTGAATTTCGGGAGGAACGAGTTCGGTCACACTTTCGGGGAGCGTCTCCGccgcctcctcttcctttacACCATTAGCTGCTTTGTTCAAGACGGGGTTGTTGCCCAAGTAGGCCCGGCCAAAGTATTTGAGGAATGTGGTGATTAATGGGAGATTACTGTATTGAGGATCGCCGGTCATCTAATAGTTTACATGTCAGGCCATACCGTGCACTCTATGGCAGCGAGTACTCACCAATCCCTTGAGCACTTTACCAACCTCTGCGGCGCCTTTGACGACTCCTTCAGACCAAGCACCCACCATTGCCAACTCTGCTACGATCCTCAAAACAGGCCTCTGCTTTGATAACCTCTCTctatcctccttctccttgtccttttctccatctttgccTATAGGTCCAGTGGCAGCTGCATTCGCGGATAGAAGCGTCAGGAGAGGTTGgagaagttgaggaagaaagtCGGGGGTAAGCCGtgaatgaagatggatgattaCCTGTACGCAACATCAGACGGATGTGCTTTCTACACGCATCAGATGGGTTTGCTTACATCCACGGCAACTTCTGGGTCGCCCTTCTTTGCCGCACCTTCGACGACGGCAGCAACGATTTCGTCCAGATACTTTGCCAATGTCAAGCCGTCGATATCTTTGATCAATGCTTCCGCGGGACCGACCAAGAGCGAGGATTTGAGTTTGTTGATGAGAGTCGTGTGCTTTTTGAGAGACGAATCGAGGCTGCCAGGCGGACCTATTGATAACATGTCAACACGGGCGACGCAGCCTGGTTCAAAAAGGACGAAACTTACGCCTGGCATCGTCGAGCCAGTACTTCTCCGCTACGTGGAGGAGAGCTGCTCTCCGCGGATACTTTGCGACGTAGTCGGCCGTGGAGGACATGGGCGTCCTGTTCGGTGGGATGGCGAGTGTCGTGCTGCTCGCTGGCTGAGACTGGCCGAGTGGAGTGAGCATCTTTTTACTCTTGTTCGGAACCTTCGGATGGTGTCCAAACATGCATGTTACGTAACGACATGGTCAGGTCATGTCACTCATGTAGAGCTCCCGCGTAGTCCCAACTGGTCCCGGTCTTTTCCAAATTTTTGGCCGACCAGAGACCGGACTTTTTCAAAAGTCCTCTACTTTTTGGGTCCAGGGACCCAACCGTCACCGACCGGTCCTTGGACCTGTTCCTCACAAGAAGACCGGTCCTGGACCGGTCTTTCGTGAGTGCTTTTCGGCCCCAGAGCTAGCTGGCAGGGCTCCATGCAAACTGCTACCTTCAACAGCGATCATACAACAAGTCAACTCCTAGTATATAATAGCAGTGCAACTTTACTTTTCAATCAACAAAACAGTTCCATCATGGGGTACACCGAGCCTATACTACACAAGGAAATCacgccttttccttccttgaaCACTAACTACCCTTACCCTTATCCAATCCTACATCAGGAAtcatttttctcttctcgcccttAGCCTTCAACTTCGttttccttgctctttCAGCGCGAAGGGATGCACCGAGAGTCTGGACTAGACTGAACGTCTCTGCTTTCATTGATCGACGTCTGTCGGTATCCGCAAGCTTGGCGCGGGAGAACAGACGTTTGCAGGGGACAGAGGACGCGGGAATTGCGAGATAATCTCGTGCAATAATTGCAATGATAGGGAAAGATGCTGCCATCCGCTATGAGAGCAGTCAATATTACTTTTCGAACAACAAATACCAGTCTGATGCTCACCTTCCACCAATCCAGGACGAACTCAGCATCAATCAGATGCGGagtcatcgtcatcttaATTAGCTGAGGGTCTTCCTCCGAATAGGCCATATAGCGGTCAAACTCTTCAGACACATTCCCGTTCATGATTGAGGCCCGGTGCTTAGCTAAGAGACTGTAAAATTGTTGTTCAGCGGTAGAGGAAGGTTGACGGAAGGAGTAGTCGATTGATTCCTCCGTCCTAGCTGCTTTTAAAGCAGCCGCATACTCATCAAACTGATCCCCAACAAATAAATCATTAGAAGAAGCCTCATCTTTAGAGAAAGCAAGCAAAATGATGCTCACGATCTGACGGAAGATACCACTCGCTTTTGAGGCCAAATCCTCTCCCAAAAAGAACTGGAACCACAAATTCTTCATGAGAGGATTTAGATCTTGAATACGTCAACATAGTGTACAGTTGCGCCTGAAGCCCACCCCTCTTGTTGAAGGGACACTTACAGACTGCGATGATCGGGGTTCTAGCCTCAAGGGCTTCAACATAATATTCTTCGATGCATTGAAGACCTTCGTCAATTGACGAGTGAAGCATGAGAGGAATGTCTGGTTCATTCTTCATTTGACGCCAAGCCTTATGGAGTTCAACCAATCTTGGAAGTACCATCCAAAGAGTAGGGTTCGTCTCTGCGCCGAATTGCGTCTGGATTGTAAGTGCTGGCTGGTGGAGGAGTCAGCTGTCGGTATCTCGTAATCTCTATACCCTGCACAAGAACAACTAACCTGCAGTATCTTGCACAAGGCTTCTATCATTCGCCATTGCTCCGGGGATAATAGGTACCAGCGATAAGGCTTTGAATTTCTTGACACCTTTGGTACCAATGGTTCGTTGTCGGCTAAGGTGCAAAAACGGGTATAGCCCTGTAGCTGCATGTCAGTTTTGCAATTGAATATCCAAGTGGCTGATGAAAGTATGTACCGGTCGAACATTTAGGAGCCATTGTAACACCTTGAACCATGATCCCCACCGCGTCTTACAATATGTTACTGGCGCGTACGGATATACACCTTCATGTCTACAGCaatcaaagaagaaactcTTGCCATTTGGGGAATTGCTGATCTATTCAGATGGTGATTACTGGTCAGCATATTACTCATCATCTGGACATCCTGTACAAACCTTTACAGAAATCTTACGGATTTTGTCGAACAAAGGAGGGAGGTCCttggttgaagaaggttcTTGAGGAACTTCTCGCTCGGGCAAACTCTCTGCCTCGGTCTCTTCATTTCGGCCAGGTGCTGCAGTTTGCTGCATCGCTTGATCGATCGTCGCTATCGAGTCCGGCGCAATACCCTTGTCTATGCTGTTGAGTAGACGGCCTTCAGCCAGTCCGAGAACATGGGCGTAACAGCTGATTATCCATTACCCTCCCTGGTCCTGGTCCTGGTCCTGGTCATCGTCGGCTTCTTGATCGCCCTTCCCTGGAGTCTCCgcctcatcgtcatcgccATCAGTAAGATCCGCGATGTTGGTGTCTTCTCCGTTGCTGCTGGATGATAGAGTGTTCGGGGATGAGGTTGATACGAGAGCAGCAAGGGGAAGGGTCGGAGATGGAGTCGCAGACGTGCTTAGGCCTCGCGAGAACTGGCCAGGTGGAAACTATGCATTGGCAGCAGCAATGGCTTCGGCGCTCGTGTAGTTGATACTCATATAGTCGGCAGTCATGTAACAGTATACTAGAGTACTGTGGGAGGCTTATGAGTTAGGGATATCAAATACATAATTATGTGAGGGCATCCTGTACAAACCTTTACAGAAATCTTACGGCCTTATTACGGTGGTTAGTTGGTCCGGACCACCGAACCACCAGAGACCGGTCCCATAGTGGTCTTTAGACTCAGTCTTTTAGGTCCGGACCTGGTCCACAGTCTTTTCCATGTGATCATTTGGCTGTGTTTACGTAAAGTGACTCCCGATATTGGATTGGTGCCACGTGGCTTGGCGGCATGCGACGGGGCCTGGGGCGGGGGAGTCGCACATGTTTGTAATTAAGGCGCGTCAGAAAAAGAACTTTAAAAGAATCAGCCGACACAAACACTCGGCCCGACCCACAACACTGcattcccatcttctctgcAGCTTTCTCGTCCGTCGTCCACTTTGCGCCCGTCCACAGCACCATGACCGTCCAGCCAGCACCAGACCCTGCGCTCCTCGCCCACCTCAGAGACCTCTACGCCGCCGCCAACCAGGCCCATGTATTCGCATTCTACGACTCGCTCTCGCCCTCCGACCAGGCCGCCTTGCTCGGCCAGCTCGCCTCCATCGACGTCCACCGCGTCAACCGTATCTACTCCACAGCGATCGCAGCTGCTGAAGCTCTCACGCCGTCCAAGGAGAACAGCAACATCTTTGGCGGCGGACAGCCGAACCACATCGGCGAAGGCGCGAACGGTAACCTTGTAGGCAACGAGACTGTCCAGGGTTCCTTGCCCatcaaggaggaggccATGCCCTTGCCTGAGGAGGCATGCGCGACTGTGCTTAACAACGCTTCCGAAGAAGCTCAATGGCGCGACGCCGGTTTGAAGGCGATTGCCGACAACCAGGTCGCCGTCCTCCTCATGGCCGGTGGACAGGGCACCCGTCTCGGCTCTGCGCTCCCCAAGGGACTGTACGATATCAAGTTGCCCAGTGGACAGACTTTGTTCGAATACCAGGCCAAGAGGATCTGCAAGCTCGAGAGGCTggcggaagaaaaggcgggcaaggagaagggtaGTGTCACCATTCGGTGGTACGTGATGACCAGTGGTCCCACCCGGGTCGAGACGGAAAAGTACTTCAAGGCGAAAGGCTTCTTTGGgttgagagaagaaaatgtcATCTTTTTTGAGCAAGGCAAGTCTTTGTGattatccatctccttgaAGCAAACAACTAACATGCCACAGGCGTACTCCCCGCCCTTGACAACGACggcaagcttcttctttcaacacCTAGCTCTGTATCCGTTGCTCCCGACGGCAACGGTGGTCTCTACGCCGCCCTCCGTCGCCCTCTCTCCCCCTCATCCTCCCGCACGGTCCTCTCCGATCTCCGCGAGCACAATGTCCAATACGTCCACGCCTACTGCGTCGACAACTGCCTCGTCCGTGTTGCCGACCCCGTCTTCATTGGCTGCTGCTTGTCTCGCAATGCCTCGGCCGGTGCCAAGGTTGTGCGCAAGACCATCCCCACAGAGAGTGTGGGTGTCCTCGCGGCCAAGGGTAACGCTTTTGCCGTGGTGGAGTACTCTGAGctgagcaaggaaaaggccgAGCAGAGGACTGCGGACGGTCAGCTGGCTTTCCGTGCTGCCAACATTGCAAACCACTTTTATACCACCGCCTTCCTCGAGTCGgttgaagaaatggaaaagCATATGGCGTTCCACATTGCTCGAAAGAAGATCCCCACCGTCGACCTTTCCACTGGCGAGCTTATCAAGCCTTCTGAGCCCAACGGCATGAAACTTGAGCTTTTCGTCTTTGACGTCTTCCCATTCACCAAGAGTCTCTGTGTACTCGAAGTCGACCGTGCCGAAGAATTCTCCCCGCTCAAGAATGCGCCCGGGAGCAAGGCCGACTGCCCCGAAACCAGCCGCAGGGATTTGCTCGCTCAGCAAAAAAGGTGGTTGATCGCAAGCGGTGCCGAGGTTGCCGATGATGTCGAGATTGAGGTCAGCCCCGAGGTCAGTTATGCCGGTGAAGGCTTGAACTGGATCGAGGGCAAAAAGTTTACCAAGAGCGGAGTGTTGAACGGTCGGAATGATTTAGAGAAGCTTACCGCGTAAAGGGACaattctttttcttttcttcttcttagcATTACGACGCATCTGATTCAATAATGGACAATGTCTCATATGTTTGTGTCATTTTTTTATACATGTCTATTAATTTCCAATGCATAGAAGTACCCTATGTACATCTTCACACCTGGAACCCACTGCCCCTATTTACGACAAGGAAGCACCGACAAAGCTCTTGGATTTGAGAACACCGTCCTTTGTCCTGATTCGGTGAACAGATTTGGTCTCGGGGTCGATCCAGGCAGCTTCGCGGTTTTCAAGCGTGGTAAAGCTGGGCTGAATGGTCTCAAAGACCTTTTTCTTGGGGTTCAGTTGCGGTTCGGGCGTAGCGTCTGTTTCTCTGGTATTAGACTGGGTTAAAAAGAGAGGCAAATAATATCACCCACTTTCGTACTTTTCGCCCTCAAAGTAGATCCTCTCACCCGGTTGACTTCCCTCTGGAGGAAGGACAAACTGCacaccaccttcttccttacCATCCCTGGAGCTCGCACAAAGAAGCATGGCGAAACTCTTGACACCCCTCATGGTCACGGGCTTGAGGTTGCAAATCACCACAACCGTCGCACCGCGAATCTCATCTTCGGACATGTACTTAACCAGACCAGAGCAGACTGTTCGGGGCTCGGGCTCTCCGACATCAATGGTCTCGACGTAAAGCGAGTCGGCATCAGGGTGTCGCTTGACTAGTTTGAGTGATTTAGTTTATTGTATATGGTAA encodes:
- a CDS encoding UDP-N-acetylglucosamine diphosphorylase, putative — encoded protein: MTVQPAPDPALLAHLRDLYAAANQAHVFAFYDSLSPSDQAALLGQLASIDVHRVNRIYSTAIAAAEALTPSKENSNIFGGGQPNHIGEGANGNLVGNETVQGSLPIKEEAMPLPEEACATVLNNASEEAQWRDAGLKAIADNQVAVLLMAGGQGTRLGSALPKGLYDIKLPSGQTLFEYQAKRICKLERLAEEKAGKEKGSVTIRWYVMTSGPTRVETEKYFKAKGFFGLREENVIFFEQGVLPALDNDGKLLLSTPSSVSVAPDGNGGLYAALRRPLSPSSSRTVLSDLREHNVQYVHAYCVDNCLVRVADPVFIGCCLSRNASAGAKVVRKTIPTESVGVLAAKGNAFAVVEYSELSKEKAEQRTADGQLAFRAANIANHFYTTAFLESVEEMEKHMAFHIARKKIPTVDLSTGELIKPSEPNGMKLELFVFDVFPFTKSLCVLEVDRAEEFSPLKNAPGSKADCPETSRRDLLAQQKRWLIASGAEVADDVEIEVSPEVSYAGEGLNWIEGKKFTKSGVLNGRNDLEKLTA